Proteins encoded in a region of the Bacteroidota bacterium genome:
- a CDS encoding cysteine desulfurase gives MKPSTEILTKEKGTGAETSFDVARVREDFPILAQKVHGKPLVYLDNAATSQKPQVVVDALTKYYASQNANIHRGVHALSELATYEYEKARGKVKLFLNASDSREIIFVRGTTEGINLVAQSYGRKFIKAGDEIIVSAMEHHSNIVPWQLLCEQTGAVLRVIPMNDSGELLMDEYKRLLNKNTKFVSVVYLSNSLGTINPVKEIIKYAHEAGAPVLIDGAQSTPHLAVDVQELDCDFYAFSGHKICGPTGIGVVYGKANLLEAMPPYQGGGDMISSVTFEKTTYNSLPYKFEAGTPNIADTIAMGAAIDYVHGLGLKNIASYEHELLAYATEKISAIEGVRIIGTAEKKSSVVSFVVGNIHAHDVGTIVDREGIAIRTGHHCTQPVMRRFGIPATARASFAFYNTMEEVDKLAGALLHVKEIFGS, from the coding sequence ATGAAGCCATCGACAGAAATTCTGACGAAAGAGAAGGGAACCGGCGCCGAAACGTCGTTTGACGTGGCCCGGGTGAGAGAAGACTTTCCTATTCTCGCTCAGAAAGTTCACGGCAAGCCCTTGGTCTATCTCGACAACGCTGCTACCAGCCAGAAGCCGCAGGTCGTTGTCGATGCCTTGACAAAATACTATGCGTCGCAGAATGCGAACATTCACCGCGGCGTTCACGCGCTGAGCGAGCTTGCAACGTACGAGTATGAAAAAGCCCGCGGAAAAGTGAAGCTTTTTTTGAACGCTTCAGATTCACGAGAGATCATTTTCGTCCGCGGGACGACCGAAGGAATTAACCTTGTCGCCCAAAGCTATGGACGGAAATTTATCAAGGCCGGCGATGAGATCATCGTCTCCGCGATGGAACATCATTCAAACATCGTTCCGTGGCAGCTGTTGTGCGAGCAGACAGGAGCTGTGCTTCGGGTGATCCCGATGAACGACAGCGGCGAGCTGCTGATGGATGAGTACAAAAGATTGTTGAACAAGAATACCAAATTTGTCTCAGTTGTCTATCTTTCGAATTCGCTCGGCACGATCAATCCCGTGAAAGAGATCATCAAATACGCGCACGAGGCCGGCGCTCCCGTGCTTATCGACGGAGCCCAGTCGACTCCGCATCTTGCCGTCGATGTTCAGGAACTCGATTGTGATTTCTACGCCTTCTCGGGACACAAAATTTGCGGACCCACCGGCATCGGCGTAGTATACGGGAAAGCGAATTTGCTGGAAGCGATGCCGCCGTATCAAGGGGGAGGGGACATGATCAGTTCGGTGACGTTTGAGAAAACGACCTATAATTCTCTCCCGTATAAATTTGAGGCGGGGACACCGAATATTGCCGACACCATTGCCATGGGCGCTGCCATCGATTATGTTCACGGCCTCGGATTAAAGAACATCGCCTCGTACGAACACGAGTTGCTGGCGTATGCGACGGAGAAAATTTCGGCCATAGAAGGCGTGCGGATCATCGGGACGGCGGAGAAGAAATCGAGTGTTGTCTCGTTTGTTGTCGGGAATATTCATGCGCACGATGTAGGAACGATCGTCGACCGCGAAGGGATCGCTATCCGCACCGGGCATCATTGTACGCAGCCGGTGATGCGACGGTTCGGAATTCCAGCGACAGCACGCGCATCGTTCGCATTCTACAACACAATGGAAGAAGTCGACAAACTCGCCGGAGCGCTTCTGCACGTTAAGGAGATTTTTGGGTCATGA
- the cdaA gene encoding diadenylate cyclase CdaA has protein sequence MELFKIGFITFSLIDLFDIAVVSFIFYRLYIVMRGTIAAQIFVGMVVIIGFSFLAQAINLKAMGWLFRALTDIWVIAFVILFQPEIRRLLSTIARNRIVRMFLRIDVDESIEEIASAAVDLSKKKQGALIIIARGTGLKSVSESGISLQARVSRSLLLSIFNPKSPLHDGAVIVSDRTIEAARCTLPLSAVTRVGDIVLGMRHRAALGISEQADVISVVVSEETGTISLAEDGVLMRGLKSQELRKELRERLVLSMERSWKNIWHAVQDEV, from the coding sequence ATGGAACTTTTTAAAATCGGATTTATCACGTTTTCCCTCATCGACCTGTTCGACATCGCCGTCGTCTCTTTCATCTTTTACCGGCTCTACATCGTGATGAGGGGGACGATCGCCGCCCAGATCTTCGTAGGAATGGTCGTGATCATCGGCTTTTCGTTTCTCGCACAGGCCATCAACCTGAAAGCGATGGGCTGGTTGTTCCGCGCATTGACGGACATTTGGGTGATCGCCTTTGTCATATTGTTCCAGCCGGAGATCCGCCGCCTTCTTTCCACGATCGCGCGCAACAGGATCGTCCGGATGTTTTTGCGCATCGACGTCGATGAATCGATCGAAGAAATTGCCAGCGCAGCTGTCGACCTTTCGAAGAAAAAACAGGGAGCACTGATCATCATCGCCCGCGGGACCGGCTTGAAATCTGTGAGCGAATCCGGTATCAGTCTGCAGGCGCGGGTCAGCAGATCATTGCTCCTGTCGATCTTCAATCCCAAATCCCCGCTCCACGACGGCGCAGTGATCGTGAGCGACAGGACCATCGAAGCCGCGCGGTGCACGCTGCCCTTGTCTGCAGTGACACGAGTGGGGGATATCGTGCTGGGGATGCGTCATCGAGCAGCTCTGGGCATTTCCGAGCAGGCGGACGTCATTTCTGTCGTCGTGTCGGAAGAGACGGGGACAATTTCTCTTGCGGAGGATGGCGTCCTGATGCGGGGTTTGAAGTCCCAGGAACTCCGGAAAGAACTGCGCGAGCGGCTTGTTCTTTCGATGGAACGATCGTGGAAGAACATCTGGCACGCCGTGCAGGACGAAGTGTAG
- the sufC gene encoding Fe-S cluster assembly ATPase SufC, producing the protein MLEIRDLRANVAGKEILKGINLTVNAGEVHAVMGPNGSGKSTLAQVLAGHPSYEVTGGSVMYDGKDLLDMDPEIRAQEGVFLAFQYPVEIPGVSNSYFLKAGLNEIRKHKGLETLDAIQFLKLLKEKMKFVEMDASFINRPVNEGFSGGEKKRNEILQMAVLEPKLAILDETDSGLDIDALKIVAGGVNKLKRPDNAVIVVTHYQRLLNYIVPDFVHVLVNGRIVKSGGKELALELEANGYDTVKEEAESVAG; encoded by the coding sequence ATGCTGGAAATAAGAGATCTTCGAGCGAATGTTGCAGGTAAAGAAATTTTAAAGGGGATCAATCTCACCGTGAATGCCGGGGAGGTGCACGCTGTGATGGGACCGAACGGTTCCGGCAAAAGCACGTTGGCGCAAGTACTCGCTGGACATCCGTCCTATGAGGTCACAGGGGGCTCGGTCATGTATGACGGCAAAGACCTTTTGGACATGGATCCTGAAATCCGCGCGCAGGAGGGAGTTTTTCTTGCGTTTCAGTACCCGGTGGAAATTCCCGGCGTCAGCAACAGCTATTTTTTGAAGGCAGGACTCAACGAGATCCGGAAGCACAAAGGGCTGGAAACCCTCGATGCGATACAATTTCTTAAGCTGCTGAAGGAGAAAATGAAATTCGTCGAGATGGATGCCAGTTTCATTAATCGGCCGGTGAACGAGGGGTTTTCCGGCGGCGAGAAGAAGAGAAACGAGATCTTGCAGATGGCAGTGCTCGAACCGAAGCTCGCGATTCTCGACGAGACCGATTCAGGACTGGACATCGATGCGCTGAAAATTGTCGCCGGCGGAGTGAACAAACTGAAACGGCCGGACAATGCAGTCATCGTCGTCACCCATTATCAGCGATTGCTGAACTATATCGTACCCGATTTTGTACATGTGCTGGTGAATGGACGGATCGTAAAATCGGGGGGTAAAGAACTCGCGCTGGAGCTGGAAGCGAACGGTTACGATACGGTGAAAGAAGAAGCAGAATCCGTTGCAGGCTGA
- a CDS encoding SUF system NifU family Fe-S cluster assembly protein: MSSELNELYQQLILDHNKSPRNFGKLEHATNHAEGYNPLCGDHFTVFVEMDGDVIKDVSFQGSGCAISKASASMMTTAVKGTKKAEAEKLFEKFHSVVTRDIHKGIDDLDELGCLGALAGVAEFPARIKCASLAWHALHSALRSDGAVVSTEDTGAN, from the coding sequence ATGAGCAGCGAGCTGAACGAACTGTACCAGCAATTGATTCTCGACCATAACAAGAGCCCGAGAAATTTCGGAAAGCTGGAGCACGCGACGAATCACGCGGAAGGGTACAATCCTCTTTGCGGCGATCATTTTACCGTATTTGTGGAAATGGACGGAGACGTGATCAAAGATGTGAGTTTCCAGGGATCAGGGTGTGCAATCTCCAAGGCATCCGCGTCCATGATGACGACTGCGGTGAAGGGAACAAAAAAGGCGGAGGCAGAGAAGTTGTTCGAGAAATTCCACTCCGTCGTCACGCGCGACATCCACAAAGGGATCGACGATCTCGATGAGCTTGGATGTCTCGGAGCGCTTGCCGGCGTTGCGGAATTTCCCGCGCGAATCAAATGCGCAAGCCTTGCCTGGCACGCTCTCCATTCAGCATTGAGATCGGACGGCGCTGTCGTATCGACCGAAGATACCGGGGCCAATTGA
- a CDS encoding SUF system Fe-S cluster assembly protein, with amino-acid sequence MENSDFNTFELLIMKDQIIQALKTCFDPEIPVNIYELGLIYNVDVDKTGGVQVKMTLTSPACPAAQSLPPEVKQKVEAVKGVTSAQVDVVWEPRWDPSMMSEEAKLALNMY; translated from the coding sequence ATGGAAAATTCAGATTTTAATACGTTCGAATTGTTGATCATGAAAGACCAGATCATTCAGGCGTTGAAAACGTGTTTCGACCCGGAGATCCCTGTCAATATCTACGAGTTGGGGTTGATCTACAATGTCGACGTCGATAAGACCGGCGGAGTGCAGGTCAAAATGACGCTGACTTCTCCGGCTTGTCCGGCAGCACAGAGTCTGCCGCCGGAGGTGAAGCAAAAAGTCGAAGCAGTGAAGGGAGTAACGTCGGCTCAGGTGGATGTGGTGTGGGAGCCGCGATGGGATCCGAGCATGATGTCCGAGGAGGCAAAGCTTGCCTTGAATATGTATTGA
- a CDS encoding aminotransferase class V-fold PLP-dependent enzyme: protein MKLPIYMDNHATTPVDPRVVEAMLPFFTEHFGNAASRQHRFGWIAEEAVENARKLIAGHINADAKEIVFTSGATESNNLALKGIAEAYSTKGRHLITAKTEHRSVLDVCSALELVGFRVTYLDVDECGTVSPEALRDALSGETILVSVMMANNEIGTIAPLMEIGKICLERGVLLHTDATQCFGNIPLDVKALNVHSMSISAHKIYGPKGIGALYVRGKNPRVRLVQQMDGGGHEHGMRSGTLNVPSIVGFGKAAQLAGQGHDADSVRIAGLRDLLEKRLLAAGDSHRNGHPTERLPNNLNITFPYVHADDLIVALKNDVAISSGSACSSADHEKARVSHVLSAIGLTDEAAQCTVRIGLGRFNTEEEVDYAGGKIIEALHRLRETSPQYQMIKHTKGAAVSASVH from the coding sequence ATGAAGCTTCCGATTTACATGGACAATCACGCAACGACGCCGGTCGATCCCCGGGTCGTCGAAGCAATGCTTCCGTTCTTTACGGAACACTTCGGCAATGCTGCGAGCCGTCAGCATCGTTTCGGCTGGATCGCGGAGGAGGCGGTGGAAAATGCACGGAAGCTGATCGCCGGTCACATCAATGCGGATGCAAAAGAAATCGTCTTTACGAGCGGCGCGACTGAATCGAACAATCTTGCGTTGAAAGGCATCGCCGAGGCGTATTCAACGAAAGGAAGGCATCTCATCACGGCCAAGACCGAGCATCGATCAGTGCTCGATGTCTGCTCTGCACTGGAGCTGGTCGGATTTCGCGTTACGTACTTGGACGTCGATGAGTGTGGAACTGTTTCCCCTGAGGCGCTTCGTGATGCCCTGAGCGGCGAAACGATCCTCGTCTCGGTGATGATGGCCAACAACGAGATCGGCACCATCGCTCCGTTGATGGAGATCGGCAAGATCTGTCTCGAGCGCGGTGTTCTTCTCCACACTGACGCGACACAATGTTTTGGTAACATTCCGTTGGATGTCAAAGCGTTGAACGTGCACAGTATGTCCATCAGCGCCCATAAGATTTACGGTCCGAAAGGGATCGGAGCGCTGTACGTGCGAGGCAAAAATCCCCGAGTGAGACTTGTTCAGCAAATGGATGGCGGAGGACATGAACACGGTATGCGTTCGGGCACATTGAATGTTCCGTCGATTGTCGGCTTCGGAAAAGCCGCTCAGCTTGCCGGCCAGGGGCATGACGCCGATTCCGTGCGGATCGCTGGGCTTCGCGATCTGTTGGAAAAGCGATTACTTGCCGCCGGAGATTCGCATCGAAACGGTCATCCAACGGAACGGTTGCCGAATAATCTGAACATCACTTTTCCGTATGTGCATGCCGATGATTTGATCGTCGCGTTGAAAAATGATGTTGCCATTTCTTCCGGTTCAGCATGTTCATCCGCCGACCACGAGAAAGCAAGAGTCTCGCATGTCTTGTCTGCGATCGGGCTTACGGATGAAGCGGCCCAATGCACGGTTCGCATCGGCCTCGGAAGGTTCAATACCGAAGAAGAAGTCGACTATGCGGGAGGAAAAATCATTGAGGCTCTGCATCGATTGCGCGAAACGTCGCCGCAGTATCAAATGATCAAACATACGAAGGGGGCAGCAGTTTCAGCCTCCGTACATTAG
- a CDS encoding iron-sulfur cluster assembly accessory protein, which translates to MSEVLTAQGPQPQTMIPDEIQLTEKAAAEVKNIKASNGIPESHGLRLGVKGGGCSGLTYVLAFDEKANEKDNVLELHGIKVFVDQKSMFYLSGTVLDFTDGLNGRGFVFNNPQATKTCGCGSSFGV; encoded by the coding sequence ATGTCTGAAGTGCTCACAGCGCAGGGTCCTCAGCCGCAGACGATGATTCCGGATGAGATCCAGTTGACGGAAAAAGCGGCAGCAGAAGTGAAAAACATCAAGGCGTCGAACGGTATCCCCGAATCGCACGGCTTGCGCCTCGGCGTCAAAGGGGGCGGATGTTCCGGCCTCACGTACGTGCTCGCATTCGATGAAAAGGCGAACGAAAAGGACAACGTGCTCGAACTCCACGGCATCAAGGTATTCGTGGATCAAAAGAGCATGTTCTATCTTTCGGGAACGGTGCTGGATTTTACCGACGGACTGAACGGCCGCGGATTCGTGTTCAACAATCCTCAGGCGACCAAAACCTGCGGGTGCGGCAGTTCATTCGGAGTATAA
- the sufB gene encoding Fe-S cluster assembly protein SufB produces MQESMETLVNKEYKYGFVTDVETDAIPKGLNEEIIRLISQKKDEPEFMLEWRLKAFRHWLTLKEEPHWQNFEYPPIDYQGIIYYAAPKKKAKLNSLDEVDKEILATYEKLGISITEQKRMSGVAVDAIFDSVSVATTFKEKLGELGIIFCSFSEALREHPDLVKKYLGSVVPYTDNFFATLNSAVFSDGSFCFIPKGVRCPMELSTYFRINTAETGQFERTLIVAEEGASVSYLEGCTAPIRDTNQLHAAVVELVALDNAEIKYSTVQNWYAGDKEGKGGIYNFVTKRGKCLGKNSKISWTQVETGSAITWKYPSVILQGDNSVGEFYSVAVVNNRQVADTGTKMTHIGKNTKSTIISKGISAGFGGNTYRGSVKVLPNATNARNYTQCDSMLIGDRCSANTFPYIEVRNTTSSVEHEASTSKIGEDQLFYCKQRGIDTENAISMIVNGFAKEVFKNLPMEFAVEAQKLLGISLEGSVG; encoded by the coding sequence ATGCAAGAATCGATGGAGACCCTTGTCAACAAGGAATACAAGTACGGCTTCGTCACGGATGTCGAGACCGACGCTATTCCGAAGGGGCTGAATGAAGAAATCATCCGCTTGATCTCGCAGAAAAAGGATGAGCCCGAGTTCATGCTCGAATGGCGTTTGAAGGCGTTTCGTCATTGGCTGACGTTAAAGGAGGAGCCGCATTGGCAGAATTTTGAGTATCCGCCGATCGATTATCAGGGCATCATTTATTATGCCGCGCCGAAGAAGAAGGCGAAACTGAACAGCCTCGATGAAGTCGACAAGGAGATTTTGGCAACATACGAAAAACTAGGGATCTCGATCACCGAGCAGAAGCGGATGAGCGGCGTAGCGGTCGACGCGATCTTCGACAGTGTGTCCGTGGCAACCACCTTCAAAGAAAAATTAGGCGAGCTTGGAATTATTTTCTGTTCGTTTTCGGAAGCGCTGCGGGAGCATCCTGACCTGGTGAAAAAATACCTCGGCTCCGTCGTTCCGTATACCGACAATTTTTTTGCGACGCTGAATTCGGCGGTCTTTAGCGACGGTTCGTTCTGTTTCATCCCGAAAGGCGTCCGTTGTCCGATGGAGCTTTCGACGTATTTCAGGATCAACACGGCAGAAACGGGGCAGTTCGAACGGACGCTTATCGTTGCAGAAGAAGGGGCGAGCGTCAGCTATCTTGAAGGCTGCACCGCGCCGATCCGTGATACGAACCAGCTTCATGCCGCGGTCGTCGAGTTGGTCGCTCTGGACAACGCCGAGATCAAGTATTCGACTGTGCAGAATTGGTATGCCGGCGATAAAGAGGGAAAAGGGGGCATCTATAATTTTGTCACGAAGCGCGGGAAGTGCCTGGGAAAGAATTCGAAGATCTCCTGGACGCAGGTTGAAACCGGCTCCGCGATCACGTGGAAGTATCCAAGCGTCATCCTGCAGGGGGACAATTCAGTCGGAGAATTTTATTCGGTTGCCGTGGTCAACAATCGCCAGGTTGCGGATACCGGCACGAAGATGACCCATATCGGGAAAAATACGAAGAGCACGATCATCTCGAAGGGCATTTCTGCGGGATTTGGCGGAAACACCTACCGCGGCTCTGTCAAGGTTCTGCCGAACGCAACAAATGCCAGAAATTATACCCAGTGCGATTCGATGTTGATCGGAGACAGGTGCAGCGCGAACACGTTTCCATACATCGAAGTGCGCAACACGACGTCGAGCGTGGAACATGAAGCATCAACGTCGAAGATCGGCGAGGACCAGCTTTTCTACTGCAAACAGCGCGGCATCGATACTGAAAATGCGATCTCGATGATCGTCAACGGATTTGCGAAAGAGGTCTTCAAGAACCTTCCAATGGAATTCGCCGTCGAAGCGCAAAAACTGCTCGGCATAAGTTTGGAAGGAAGCGTTGGGTAA
- the sufD gene encoding Fe-S cluster assembly protein SufD: MQTSQEIQRYLSDFLSFDHNGAGHDPEWLKPIRHAAIGKFSELGFPTIHQEDWRFTNILPLTKTHFRHALRSSLPNVSRRKIDRHILPECSKSILVFINGHFSKELSDTSGLPKEVIAGGLADSFSTHDAIVQRYLGKHFPIQGHPFAALNTAFIHDGAFVYVHEGANAGAPIQLLFISVSLDPDHSVAYPRNLIIAGPRSAATFVESYVSLSSDVYFTNNVTEVLIGNGAAVDFVKIQNESDKAFHVGAMQARQENRSRFTVFSLALGAAIARNDINIAIDGEDCETMLDGLYLPSGDQLIDHHTFIDHTKPNCSSREIFKGIITGNSRSVFNGKILVRKEAQKTDSKQTNKNLLLSDTATVDTKPQLEIFADDVKCTHGATVGGLDAPSLFYVKSRGISEEAGKALLTVGFAGEATNYINNEALRKHVDALVIERLQEKVVKTSLPEIVHSETKSL; encoded by the coding sequence ATGCAAACATCGCAAGAGATCCAACGGTATCTGTCAGACTTTCTGTCGTTTGACCACAACGGTGCCGGACATGATCCGGAATGGCTCAAGCCAATTCGCCATGCCGCGATCGGAAAATTTTCCGAGCTTGGTTTTCCGACAATCCATCAGGAAGACTGGCGCTTCACGAATATTCTTCCGCTGACCAAGACGCATTTCCGCCATGCATTGCGATCTTCATTGCCGAATGTGAGCCGCCGAAAGATCGACCGGCATATTTTGCCCGAGTGTTCAAAGTCAATCCTTGTTTTCATCAACGGCCATTTCAGCAAAGAGCTCTCGGACACGTCCGGCTTGCCGAAAGAAGTTATTGCCGGGGGATTGGCCGATTCTTTTTCGACACATGACGCCATCGTCCAGCGTTATCTTGGCAAGCATTTCCCGATCCAGGGTCATCCTTTTGCCGCTTTGAACACCGCATTCATCCATGATGGTGCGTTCGTTTACGTCCATGAAGGAGCCAATGCCGGGGCGCCGATTCAATTGCTCTTTATATCTGTTTCTCTCGATCCAGATCATTCCGTCGCTTATCCCCGGAATCTCATCATTGCCGGGCCTCGTTCGGCGGCGACCTTTGTTGAAAGCTATGTTTCGTTGTCCAGCGACGTCTATTTCACAAACAACGTCACTGAAGTTCTTATCGGAAATGGGGCGGCAGTAGATTTTGTAAAAATTCAAAACGAAAGCGACAAAGCATTCCATGTCGGGGCGATGCAGGCCCGACAGGAGAACCGGAGCAGATTCACGGTGTTCAGCCTCGCGCTTGGCGCAGCGATCGCACGCAATGATATCAACATCGCCATTGACGGCGAGGATTGCGAGACGATGCTGGACGGCCTTTATCTTCCCTCCGGCGACCAGCTCATCGACCATCACACCTTCATCGATCATACGAAGCCGAACTGCTCGAGCCGGGAGATCTTTAAGGGGATCATCACCGGCAACTCCCGTTCTGTCTTCAACGGAAAAATTTTGGTGCGGAAGGAAGCGCAGAAAACCGATTCCAAGCAGACGAACAAGAACCTGCTTCTTTCCGACACGGCGACCGTCGACACGAAACCTCAGCTCGAAATATTCGCCGATGATGTGAAATGCACCCATGGCGCAACGGTCGGGGGCCTGGATGCGCCTTCTCTCTTTTATGTGAAGAGCCGCGGCATCAGCGAAGAAGCGGGAAAAGCACTGCTCACGGTCGGTTTTGCCGGCGAAGCAACCAACTATATCAACAACGAAGCGCTGCGGAAACATGTGGATGCGCTCGTGATTGAACGACTGCAGGAAAAAGTAGTGAAGACATCTCTACCGGAGATTGTACATTCCGAAACGAAATCGTTATGA
- a CDS encoding superoxide dismutase translates to MAHTLPALPYAFDALEPYIDAKTMEIHHDKHHGAYVTNLNNALSNNPELQNKSAEELIKSLNSLPEAVRTAVRNNGGGHVNHTMFWQQLKAGVKEPTSGKLITAVNAAFGSTAAFKEQFNKAGLGRFGSGWAWLVVGKDKKLAILSTANQDNPLTDGITPILGCDVWEHAYYLKYQNRRADYLAAFWNVVNWSDVSDRFDAASK, encoded by the coding sequence ATGGCCCACACGTTACCCGCACTTCCGTATGCTTTCGACGCTCTCGAACCGTACATCGATGCCAAGACGATGGAAATTCATCACGATAAACATCACGGTGCGTACGTCACCAATCTGAACAATGCACTGTCAAACAATCCCGAGCTTCAGAACAAATCGGCCGAAGAGCTGATCAAATCGCTGAACTCGCTTCCCGAAGCGGTCCGTACGGCGGTCCGCAACAACGGAGGCGGCCACGTCAACCATACGATGTTCTGGCAGCAGCTCAAAGCCGGCGTCAAGGAACCGACATCGGGAAAACTCATCACTGCGGTCAATGCAGCGTTTGGATCGACCGCAGCGTTCAAAGAACAATTCAACAAAGCGGGACTCGGCCGATTCGGATCCGGATGGGCATGGCTCGTCGTCGGCAAGGACAAGAAACTTGCGATCCTCTCGACTGCGAATCAGGACAATCCTTTGACCGACGGCATTACGCCGATCCTCGGCTGCGATGTCTGGGAACACGCGTATTACTTAAAATACCAGAATCGCCGCGCAGATTATCTTGCTGCATTCTGGAATGTTGTCAACTGGTCCGATGTCTCCGACCGATTCGATGCTGCATCCAAATAA
- the folP gene encoding dihydropteroate synthase, whose amino-acid sequence MLAAGPDILHSPFILRRGEKSIDLSSRTHIMGVLNVTPDSFSDGGKFFDKEQAVAHALQMVRDGADIIDVGGESTRPKGPYGEGAEEVTADEEIRRVVPVIEELSSRSDVLISVDTYKSAVADAALRAGAAIVNDISGLNYDAAMASVAAAHGAALIVMHIQGTPKTMQHDPVYKNVVEEVKESLSRSVEKARDAGVENILVDPGIGFGKRLEHNLSLIRNLHRLAELHCPIVIGPSRKGFIGTLLNLPVDQRVEGTAAAVAASVIYGANIVRVHDVKEMKRIAVVVDAIMEAR is encoded by the coding sequence ATGCTCGCAGCAGGCCCTGATATTCTTCATTCACCGTTTATTCTCAGACGCGGAGAGAAGTCGATCGACCTTTCTTCTCGCACGCATATCATGGGTGTGTTGAATGTCACCCCCGATTCATTCTCCGACGGAGGAAAATTCTTCGACAAAGAGCAGGCCGTTGCGCACGCTTTGCAGATGGTCAGAGACGGCGCTGATATCATTGATGTAGGGGGCGAATCGACGCGTCCGAAAGGTCCGTACGGCGAAGGGGCAGAAGAAGTCACAGCCGATGAGGAGATCAGAAGAGTTGTGCCGGTGATCGAAGAGCTTTCTTCCCGGTCGGATGTTCTGATTTCCGTCGACACGTACAAATCTGCCGTGGCGGATGCTGCGCTGAGGGCAGGGGCCGCAATCGTGAACGACATTAGCGGTCTCAACTATGATGCCGCTATGGCTTCGGTTGCCGCTGCGCACGGCGCCGCGTTGATCGTGATGCACATCCAGGGGACGCCAAAGACGATGCAGCACGATCCGGTTTATAAAAATGTCGTTGAAGAAGTGAAAGAGAGCCTTTCACGGTCGGTCGAAAAGGCGCGCGATGCGGGCGTTGAAAATATTTTGGTCGACCCCGGAATCGGTTTTGGAAAAAGGCTCGAACATAATCTTTCTCTCATAAGAAATTTGCACCGGCTTGCCGAATTGCACTGCCCGATCGTCATCGGGCCGTCACGAAAGGGGTTTATCGGTACACTGCTGAATCTTCCTGTGGACCAACGCGTGGAGGGGACGGCCGCCGCGGTCGCTGCTTCGGTTATTTATGGGGCGAATATCGTGCGGGTGCACGACGTCAAAGAAATGAAGCGTATCGCCGTCGTTGTCGATGCGATCATGGAAGCTCGCTAG
- a CDS encoding LON peptidase substrate-binding domain-containing protein, translated as MSTGRSRHLPLFPLKVVLFPGSLLPLHIFEERYKTLIRESIENNSEFGINLIENDKIEPVGCSAIVKNVLREYDDGRLDVAVEGRRRYTLGELIDGGTPYFLAEATFFDDKAEKINYSMRRRAIELYNKFVEIAYKGTVVAANEASSDMKISFLLVQKAGLELRERQKFLSLRSENERLSVLNRHLESMLPLLTSNEKYERIVMNDGYLAPS; from the coding sequence ATGAGCACTGGCCGGTCTCGGCATCTCCCGCTTTTTCCGCTCAAAGTGGTCCTCTTTCCCGGATCGCTCTTGCCTCTTCATATTTTTGAAGAGCGTTACAAAACATTGATCCGGGAGAGTATCGAGAATAATTCTGAATTCGGCATCAATCTTATCGAGAACGATAAGATCGAACCGGTCGGCTGCAGCGCGATTGTGAAGAATGTCCTCCGCGAGTATGACGACGGACGATTGGATGTTGCCGTGGAAGGGAGGAGGCGCTACACGCTCGGAGAGTTGATCGACGGTGGAACGCCGTACTTCCTCGCAGAGGCGACGTTCTTCGACGACAAAGCTGAGAAGATCAATTATTCAATGCGCCGCCGGGCGATAGAACTGTACAACAAATTCGTCGAGATCGCCTACAAAGGGACTGTCGTCGCGGCCAACGAAGCCTCTTCCGACATGAAGATCTCGTTCCTCCTGGTGCAGAAAGCGGGTTTGGAGCTCAGGGAGAGGCAGAAATTCCTTTCGCTTCGATCTGAGAATGAGAGACTCAGCGTTTTGAACCGGCACCTCGAATCGATGCTCCCGCTCCTGACATCGAACGAAAAATACGAGCGGATCGTGATGAACGATGGGTACCTCGCTCCATCGTAA